In the Drosophila virilis strain 15010-1051.87 chromosome 4, Dvir_AGI_RSII-ME, whole genome shotgun sequence genome, GCCGTGATGAGACGATGCTTCTCATCGACGCTCACAATAATCGCAATTGTGCGATCGCCCACCCAGTCGATGAGGCCCAGCTCTGCGCATGCTTCGATAAAGACAAATAGTGAGGCAAAAAACAGCAGAGTCGACCACTCGATGCTCTCCAGaacagaaaaaatatttcgcttATTGGCCAAAATGAGTAGCAGCAGAGCCGACAAGAAAGCGGTCCAGGATAGCGTTGCACCGGCCAAAAATGGCAGCGAGTGCAGCATGAAGAGTAGCACGGCAAAGGTCAGGGCAATGCAGCATTTGATGAGCAGCGGTTTATCTTCCACTTTATATCGGGCCTGCATCTCGGCCAGTGTCTCGATAAAATTCGTTGTTGGCTGTGGACCAAACTGTGGGGCAGTCGCTTTGCGTCTATAACGTTCCTTTAGCTCTTCGATGCGTTCGAGTATCTCGCGACGCAGGTTCGCCTCGCTGGGTGTCTCCCGCAATACGGCCGCAGTTTTTGCCAGATTATTGATGGATTCGCGCATTTGATCGGCGCCGCCTTCTTGTAATCCTTtgcgcaaaacaaaatatatgtaggCCCAAGCAGTGGCCAGGCTCAAAACAACGCCTGGCAGCATGTGCACAACGAAGGCGCAAAAGTCTGTGCCAGCGTCAAGAACATACCGATTCGATGCAATTATCACATTCGGCGGATCGCCAACGGGCGTGAGAGCACCGCCAATATTCGAGAATATGGCCACAATGACGAGCACAGTTGTGGTACGCAGGTCCATGCTTTCGCACAAACGTATCACAATGGGCACCATCAGCATCAGAATGGTGACATTGTCCAGAATGGCGGACATCACAACGGTCAGCATACAGAGcaggaacaacagcagccacggCTGGCCCTTCGATAGACGATAGGCCCAGACAGATATATAGCCAAATATGCCGGTCTCCGCAATAACTGCCACCAAAATCATCATGccaaacagcagcatcagTGTGTCCATATCTATCCACGAAATGATCACATCCATTGTGGGTCGTTCACCCAGCACGCAAAGTACTCCGATGGCGGTCGTTGCCACAAACAGTGCGGCAAATGTACGATCCATAATATCCCAAATGATGAGCACATAGAGGAAGACAAGAAGCGCAGCGGCTGATAAGATGCCAACATTCTTGTTCAGCGGTTCGGTGTCAACGGTCAAAGCGACTGCAGTTGGCTCAGTGTTCTGATTCAAAAGTATCACCTGTAGTTGGACATCGGAAGCAGCACGCGTATGTACTGTACGCAGCTGTACTCCACGCATCTTGAAGTTCAGCATTTTGCCTTGCTTGTGCTCAAGTTCAAAGTACCTTTTTACCAATTCCATGGGCTTTGTGGCGCTATCGCACAAATAGACTTTCCATTCCTTTGAGCTCCATTCAGTTGTGTTCGACTTCGTATTAAAGGTTCGTACACtaactaatatatatttttgtgattCTGGTGCCATTTTGGGATTATTTGTGATATCCGCCTCGATGTTGCCTCTCACATAAACGCATATCTCATTACCTTCCGGTTCCTCATTGACCACCATAATATACGGTTTTTGGGACTCAACGTGTATCAGCTTACTGATATGTTCATTCGGTGGCGTGAGTAACATAAATACGGTAAAGAACAACCAAAATCCAATAAATGTCGCTAGCTTAAGAACTAGGTACACATAATGCAGAATTTTACGACGACGCAGTTGCTCTGGAGTTACATTACTTTCATCTTCGTTATGCAAATAGAATGAACGCCGTGCCTTGGCTGCATGAGGATTGTGGGTACTCATTTGAATTGAATGCCTTATTACCGCCAATCTAAATGATCGGGCCAGTAATTTATGATTCTACCTGGCGCCCAGCCTACCCCGCCATTGGATGCCTAACGGTATTCTTTCACGTGTGCAAGAGTTCTTAAAAAGCTGCGTTTCGTGTTcccatatatattcaaaaaaaaaaacaattgtgtATTTTTTCATAATGTGTGTACGTCAAGTTTTTAAACCGAAATGGTTcgatttaattttgaaatatacatataattgcatctgttgctcaaattgaacctttaatcaataaaaaaaaaattcagcCCAACCTTAACCTAAAAGGGGCGCATACACCAAACCCTAAGGCAAGACGCTGGTTCGAACCGACAAGATTTTTGGATTACCTGGTTATTCGAttctataaatttaatttaataaactaaAACTGGCCAAATCTAGCCAAATTAATTGCCAGAAAAACCCTTAAGCTTAATCAGCTTTACAAACCGCATTAATTCGCACCTTGACCGAGTATTCGATTTCCTAGATTCTGGTTATCCAAACTAATATTGCCCCGCCGTTAAGTCTTTGGTATAATTGAATGTATGGTTTTTCTATCCGTCTTTCTGTCAACGCACGTAACTTAATTACATGTAGCTGGCGTTGGTTTATAATTGAATCATCGTGCGATAAGGACGAAACACAGTATGAGTTGTATTTCTATATACACGTACACATTCATATGTGTATGTTGCACCGTCAGGCATCCGCTGGCTCCGTTATGAATTACATTTCAATGTGCTTCAACGTGTTCATCATTTATTAAACCGGCTGTGCTCATGTTGAATGCTGAAATGCCAATAAAgtgagcagcaggagcaggtcCTTGGCGAATTccccgcctgctgctgctgctgctgctgcacaggAAGCTCAAATGCTGTTGAGAGCGTTGCGCAGCGTCGATTGAAATTTCCGTTTGTCACATTTGCCTAAATGGAAATTTATGCAGCTGGCTCGCTTTTGATTCCCAGCCAGAACTGTCAGGTTAGCTGCCCGTTGTTCATCTGCCTGACTGTCTGGGTAGTTAATGCTTTATTCACGCTCGAATGCCTAATGAAAGAGTCATTACACTCATTCATTCGTTCATTCATTCGCGTTGTTCGTTGATTCATTCATGAGAACATGTGCATGGTTTTTTTCTCCTTGCCTTTAGACTTgcttaattaattgattttcgCTGAGGCAAATGCCAACTCTGGATGCATTAATCATACGCCCTGTTAACCCACACCGCAACACAATTGAATACATGCTGTCCTCTCAAATGTTATCAACCGCATGTTAACTCTATTCGACTCTCTACATTCCGGTtgtaagagagagaaagaaaaaggCACAGGTTAAGAGAAGGCGacagtaagagagagagagagagagatagagagcgaGATAAGAGAAAGTGGAAGTAAAAGTTCTTAAAAGAAAGAGATGGAACTTATAGAAAGAGCGAGatggagagagcgagagatagagaaagagagagaaagagacagaaggggaaagagagagagagggatagaaagagagacagagagagagagagagagagagagagagagagggatagagagatagagatagagagaggaaaagagagggagagaaagagagtaaGGGAGAAAAATTCAGAAAAAgatgagagagagggagcctTAAATAGAGAGAACGACTGAGCAACAGAGAGACAGAAGGGaaggagagcgagagagaaaatcaatttatatgAGAAAGGTAGTAGCAAGTGGGAGCAGAAACTCAAAAGAATGTAAAAAAGTTAGAGATTAAAAGAAACACAAGAAATGAGAGAGCATTAGACACAACGAGAAATTGTAAGAGAGATCAGGTTCAAAAAGACGGATAGACTGGGAAGCggaaaagagaaagaaagagtaGAGATTGTCAAAGGGGTTACGAGAGAAAAGAAAATCGATCTTAAGATATTGAACGACAACTGACGAACATGAACGTTTCATAAATGTTATACTtataattcaaaaataataGCTACCTtgctcctcgattctcaaaaattcatGTAAGGCCTActcattttaatataatttcacatttttttttttggtaatgtGTTTAAAAGTGGCTTTCAATAGAAAGTATAATGtgaattataaatatgtaataaactaaaatttttttatttataatcgTCCAATCAACTATTTAAGCTAACCGACCGTCCTCCTCTGTGTTTCTCAAATATTCAAGTGGGGTCTACTCAATTTGTGCGTTTTGTAGCTTCCATTCATAATGTAATTAATGTCGTCAAACTTATGAGATGGCCGCTATACATGTAAGCTATAATTTATTTAGGACCTGGAAACATATTACTTCGGTTCTTGCCAACAagcaaattttgcatataaaatatgccTGATTTATGTACATGCCGCCGAGTAACAtgcaatatttgtatataagggcatttataataagtatattctaTTAAGTATGCCATACTACGcatatacataatttatacaatGTCAAGTTGCGCTTATTGAATATGCTGAATACAATGTAGAGACTGCTGCCAACAGGACTTTGCGTGAATCAATTAACGTAGCTTTTTGGCCATGGCTTTGGCTCCGACACTTGCAGCTTAGTGGTTTGCCATTTCTGGCCAGAAACGGCACTCTTTGACATCTTGACAGTTTTATTGTTGGCCATTTACTGCCACTTATTGTTTTACCAAAGCCCGACCTATGTGTCGGTTATCTGCTCTGTAGATAAAGCTTAATAgcgcattaaataaataaataatcattttCAATGATTAGTGCGCTACacaaattgcaataaattggcagcaacaataaattaaaatacaaaaattgtacCATTATGggagatatttaaaatttatatttatttttttgttatttgacttatttttatttatacacgAACAAGGAAGTTCTCATTAAAGTACCAAcgattgaatacccttgcaaatgtttaaattttgtCCTTATTCCTCTGAAGTTTCTTAAGTTTCCTTAAGATATATCGAAAAACTAAACACATTTCAGACAAATGCTCAGTTTGAGATTGTTTTaagggcagcagctttaaatAGACCAAGAATAATGCTGCCAGACTTAGCTGCCAAATAGATCTAGGtccaaatcatgaacaaagACCCAAACATTATGGAAATCTGATATGGAAATCGTGAtttgagggtgggaaatgttgtgCGTTTAcaataatgtatgtatgtatgtgtgtgtaaatgtgtgtgtatatgtgtgtgggtgtgtgcttgtatgtatgtgcgtatatatgcatgtatgtatgcatgtatgaatGCATGTAAATTGTCTTCTATATCAGTAGCAGACCAATTTGTCTTGTTGCGCGGCAAATTGatataagaaaacatttttattaaagctgccctcctcctcgattctcaaaaatttaaGTAAGGCTTGCCGGCTTCACCTATGAATTAGGCGCAGGCGGTTTCAACGCTGGAATGTGAGGAGCCGGAGGAGCATGGCGGCGGAGGAGCACCAAGGGGGCGGAGCTGGAGGCGTATGTTTGTAGGTATgaatgtaggtatgtatgtaggtatgtatgtaggtatgtaggtttgtaggtatgtatgaatgtatgtatgaatgtatgtatgtatgtatgtatgtatgtatgtatgtatgtatgtatgtatgtatgtatgtatgtatgtatgtatgtgtgtatgtatgtatgtatgtatgtatgtatgtatgtatgtatgtgtgtatgtatgtatgtatgtatgtgtgtatgtatgtatgtatgtatgtatgtatgtatgtatgtatgtgtgtgtgtgtgtgtgtatgtatgtatgtatgtatgtatgtatgtacatatattagtaTTAATAtctgtacatatgtatttgtgtgtatgctcgcatttccacatgaattttgactaagaATAATGCTGCcaggccttgcccgtggcaagtttaaaatttgaaaatgagtttaagGCCGATCggatgttaaacaaaaaagtttcatccaaacgttttttgtaattttcccACACATACAAACTCACGAATCAAAGATCTTAGTTTGCACAGTGAATCGAACGACAAGTAAGTTTTATTATGGTTGCAGCCCTGCTAAAAATGTTAACATATAGTAATATCAATAACACGCTTACTTGTTGTTACGCCATTGTACTTTATATCCTTCATAATTTCACTTttacactctctctctctctcgctgtcaCCCGTTTTCCGTATGTGAATGCAGCTAAAATGCGCgccaatttgttgttggtaaAAAAGCTTTGCAACgaaaatttaatgcattttaaattttaccaaatgcacgaaaaacgtttgaattactgatataaaacacattacaaacaaaacaaaaaacacatacacagctGCTATTTAATTATCATTCACAAAACATATAACACTTTTATACACACTCACGAGAATAcgaccactaaccaaacaacaaaatactaaGCCAGCCTTTGCACTAATACAATAACAAAGCGTTTCCGCTCTCTAGCTCGCAATCAAAAGCAATGCCAAAAGCTATGCCGCGGCAATAGTAAAGCAAAGAAATCATTTtcctatctctctctctctctccctctctctctgtatgtGAATGCAGCTTAAGTGCGCGCCAATTTATTGCTGGTGAAAAAACTCTGCACCAAAaattacatgcatatgtattaaCTTTTACCAAATGCACGGAAAATGGTTGAATTACTGATTTAAACAcattaacaaacaaaacataaaaagcacacacaaacgaACAAGCTAGAGGCGATTAACAGCCGCTAGCTAATTATGAttcgcaaaaaataaaacaatcttAGAAACACTCACGAGAATTCGACCGATCAACAAGCCAGATGCGCACAAACTGAatttgcatacacatacatacacagagCGCGCGCCTTCGCTAAGCCAGCGTTTGCACTAATACAATAACAAAGCTGCGCTCACACAATACTCGCTTCTTGAACTCGCAAATAACGGAATAAAAAGCCCTCCCATCCAGCAACAATAGCTCTTACGGCTTGGGCGGggcgtcagtcagtcagagaTATCGAATATTGTTTGAGGTTTGATTATAGccaatatataacaaattgaattctttTGGTTTAGGATTATTAGAAAAAatctaatatttatttaattacttttgcattgagtataaatatatacgctcttaataatataatgttaaataaatgtaaggTACATGATAAATGCATATGATATAAATATCTCTATGACTAATTCTAAATGCAGCAGTATTTTCTAAATTGAAGCTTGTGATGTTTATTGAACCATCGCTCGGCCAGAATAACCTGTGTTGAACCCGGAGGTGAACTGATgtcttctttgttttttgtcggTTTGCAAGCGTAATGCTATCATACAGCTCTGTGGAGAGATGCGAGAGGAGGGGGAATTATTATAAAGTTATCTAACAACTATGCCATTTCTAATTGCACTTACAATCGAGCAGCAGAACGTGATCATTAATACAAAAAACGAGCTAATGAGCAGGGCGCCACGGCACTGTTGCGTCAGATCGATTAGGAAGCCAACCTTTTTATCAACCTGTCCAGGCATTATAACGGTGTACTCGATGTTCTCTTTAAATCGCTTGAACTCAGAGACAGAAGATGTGTTATTCCCAGTGGCTGCTGGTCGTTGCATCATTGGAGTTGTGGTTGTAGATTCTATTTGTCGCCGCCTCCGACCATGACCCGAGGGCTCGTACAAATCCACACAGAAATCAGGTGTACAATCAGACATATCTATGCAGGCCTTGATCTGGGAGTGTATCCACAGTGTGGCCTTCTCCTTCATTGAGCTGAGCAGAAATGCCTCGAAGTCGAGGAAAACCTCATTGGGCCTGTCCCGATACTTGGCCGGCTGATGTGGTATTATGGTAGCCAATTCCCGATTACGACAGCCATTGTGTACCAAAGACACAGCGCCAGTTGCCAGTGGATTTTCTAAGCAGCAAAGTAATATTGTGCATTATAATACTTATGTTACATAAAGCTAATGTACTTCAGCATTTACCTGGATCTGGCGAGACAGTTACCTCCATCAGCTTGACATACTTCCAAACCGACTGGCTGATGCGTGCGCGCAATTGGAGCTTGGTGCCCAGAGGAACCGCCTGGTCCACTGTCTGATCATTGTCGGCCAGAAGTGGAGATGGATCATTCGATGAGCTAACTGGATTATTGGTGCCGCTGACACGTGCTATGGGTGGCGCCTCCTTGTAAAGTGCCACCTCGTATTCCAATCTGTTCGGCATCTCCTCAACTATGCCCGAGACACGAGCTCCATGGGGACTGCAaggaaatattattttagtcGTGCTATAACTTTAACCTACATTGTTACACTGACAATGAACCAGCGAATCCCGCAGCCTTATTTTCTATAACTGTTGGCTCCGGCGGCTTGCACATGATGATTAACTCCTGATCCGACTGCATAACCACGCCGGGGAATTGTGGGAACCAAATGCGCACATGAACAAATCCCTaagaaatcataaataaacgtcaatattatttttatgaagAGAACTACATACATTTCTTTTAAGTACGCCACAACGCGTAAAATCGTTTATTCTCAGATTATATGTCCGTTCATCCATGTCGCTGATGTCCTTCGAGATTAGGCAATGTGGATTTAGATCCTTGAGTCCACTTCGATCATCTGCAAACATGGGCACGCCCTTAAAACCAACTGGTCTTTTGAGTGTTGCAGTGATCAGATCTTCGGCCTCCGACCCGGTCGTAGAAAATGTGCATTGCACATCGGCGACTGATAAATTAGGAATTAAATAGATGCTTTGATTTTATGTGTTATTTGTTCTTACCTTCATAATCTTGCGCAATACAAAAACAGGGAAGAACCTATTAAATAAAAGTGTTGGAATGGTTATTCAAGCAGGTAAATACGTTAATGTCGGCTGTATCTGACTCCTGAATTCTCTGTTGAAAGCGAAcgtgaatatatttatatatattcatccGACTTTTAAGGCGGTGTTTCTAATGATTTTGAGGTTTCTTCTCTAAGTTTTTAAACCCAATAAGAGACATGCAACATTGTATATACCCTCTTTTCACTTTGTAAACAGAGTATAAAATTAGATCCGAAATACGTTATTGGgcattgaattatttatgcaCATTCGTATGTACTTacgaataaaatatatattttgatgcaATGCATTGTTGATATATAGCTGATTGCCaaatattattgcatttattaaaGTGTGCAATACACGAAAACTGGACACAAGCGAATATTCAAAGCCCGCTTCAAAGCACTTCCAATCGGTTTGAAAGCAAATTGCAGAATGAAACTGGAGTAGACGATGGGTAGATGCAATTACCTTGATCTTGGCTGCGTGAATTCTAGTTCAATacaattgcaaacatttacgttgatatgcatgtgtgtaactccacatgcagcagcaataaaaaacTTCAAGTAAATGTGGCGCGCTTCTGCCAACCTCATATGTGAGTGTGCATATTGCACACAGTGCTGGCAAAAATATTAGCACCGCCTTAAAACATTGTCAGCGCTAAAGGTCTGCTAGAAAACGAATTACACATAAAAGCAATTCTATATAATCATATTATTGTAATACGTAAACGTGCACaaaatcatttatttattttatctttAATTATTTAGCCGATTTCTATAATCGATATTAACAACTGTCAACTGCTATCGCTGTAATATCGATAGTAGCTATCGATAGCGATAGTAGTgaaattatttgtattgttataGGTCGCATCACATACGTATGTcattttgtttcgttttttttttccttctgCTTACGAAAGACTTTCAACCTAGCAGACCGTATTGTTTGGAAATTGTTTGTTTAAGCTATGATTTTTACTGCCTAGGGAGCGACACATCTCGGCCTCATAAAAACAGCTGTTTTGCGGACATTTTGCGATTCAGTTTGATAAGAACAACCAACACCAGCGGCCATCATGTTGAAGAACGCCGGCAGTCGATTGTTTCGTGGTTTGCACGTAAGTCTAATGGTCTACAGAGCCAATGACAgctgatatatatgtatataatttttgtggaCTCGGCATTTTAGGCGGCATGCAGCACACAGGCGCCCCATGTGAGGGGCATTAATTTAATACCCATGGTAGTAGAGCAAACGGGACGTGGAGAACGCGCCTATGATATATTCTCTCGCCTTTTGAAAGAGCGAATCATTTGCCTAATGGGCAACATCACGGACGACATCAGTTCCACGGTGGTTGCTCAGCTATTGTTCCTGCAGTCGGAAAACGTAAATAAGCCCATCCATTTGTATATCAATTCGCCCGGTGGCGTGGTAACGGCTGGCCTTGCTATCTATGATACGATGCAATATGTTAAGCCACCAATAGCGACGTGGTGCGTTGGCCAAGCTTGCTCGATGGGCTCGCTACTGTTGGCAGCGGGAGCACCCGGTATGCGTTACTCGTTACCAAATGCTCGTATTATGATACACCAACCATCGGGAGGTGCCCAGGGTCAGGCCACAGATATACTAATACACGCGGAGGAGATCATCAAGATAAAGCGTCAACTTAccaatatatatgttaagcATGCAAAAAATAACTATGATGAGATGTGCGCACGTATGGAACGTGACCATTTCATGACCCCGGAAGAGGCCAAGACCCTAGGCATAATTGATCATGTGCTTGAGCATCCACCAGAAACAGTTGCAGACAATGGACCAACATCCGATGGCGGCCCAGCAACAGGCAAGCTCATCTCGTCTGATGCAACAGAAAAGAAGAGATCCAAACAGTCAAGCTAATTCATTGCATTTGTACGATTAGCGAGATATCTggctttaaaattataaattgtaaaatagGAAGGATACACACAATTACcataattcaaattttttaaatacaaattcagttttcatgaaaaactttatttaaatgctaatTAATTTCACACTGCGTCCATGCCAAACACATCTGCTGCCCTGTGCCATCGTGCCATATATTCGGATTTGTTTGGATGTTTGGCATGTGAGCAGTATTACAAATCGATTTTATTGCTTAGTTAAAAAAACTAATGGCTGTATCAGATAGACGATACGTTTGTGTTCACACATTCTTattacattattattaataaaattaaaattcatagAACAGCGCTATTTAACACAACTTAAGTCTGGTCCATGGCAACATCTGAATTGCCGGTAATGGAATCCTTCTGCACATAATCATAAATTTTACACAGTTCCGGTGTTTCTTTAATTGACTTTAAAAAGTCTAGTAACTGCTGATTTTTATCTACAAGcaacataatttaattttagtcatatatatatatatatgagtaaaACGTAAACACATTTTATTAGAGACTCACTTGCTTTGGGTATTTGCGAGAGAGCAGATACGGCTCGCAGGGCAGAACGTTTAAGTTCGTCTTGTTTCTCGTACTCCTGCTTAACCGAGTTGGCCTTTACCTTGTGGGTGCATGTGTCGCGTAGTTGTTGAACGAATTGATCCAGTCCTATTTATAGAAATCATATTAGAAAAATAATGATGGACAAAATGGTATTTAACACATACGCAGTAAAACCTTATCGGGACACAATACAGCCAGACGTGCTGTCATTAGGTACGTCAGCATTTTAATGTCATAATGATCACATAGGCCAGCCTGAACGTGATCCATAAACTGCATAACGTCTACACGGTCCAGACCCTGCTCAAGTAGTGTATACATGCATTCGAATGCCGCTTTTCGTATATCAAGTCCATCATCGACCGTGTGTTTAAATGGTCCCATTTCAACTTCACGTATAAGCTCACTTTTCACTTTTGTCTCGGAATATAGCCACGGTAAAAGTGTGGGCAGCAAGTCGCGCACCAAACTAGGTTTATTGTGCACAGCCGAATTAAATGCGACCAGAGCAACGCGACGCACCTGCGGCTCCGGATCACGCAGCGCGAATAAAAATTCACCGATGCTTTGCTTCAGCAGCAAATCAATGGGCTGCGGCTGATCGGAGATGGTAAATTTAACGGAGGACACAACAACGGTCCGCATCGTCGCGCTTTCAGAGCGCAGGGCTTGCTGCAATTGCGGCAACAGTTCTTCCGGATTGACGAGCACCAGTTTGCCCAGGCATTCCGCCACCACGTTGCGTGAACCTTCTTCCGAGCACTCGCAGTGCTTAAACAGTTGGGCCCATATCGAAGGCACCGATGGCAACAGCTGTGCCAGACCATTGGGCGTGACCGATAGCGATGAAATAACTTCCTTCAGTGAATGGAGCAGCAAATATTCTCGCTTGGGCTGTGCCTCAATTTCCTTCAAAATGAGCGGCAAATATGTCTGCAAACTCCCCACTGAGACAGCGCCGAGGGCATGCGAGGCCGCTGCCTTCACATCCTCGGACGTGGCACCAAAGCATTCAATGATTGTCTGCGGAAGCACTTGAATAGAGCTTAGATCAAAATGTCTGCCTATTTCGCCAATGGTTAGCAAGCAGAAGATTATCTGCGTATCCTTTTTGCCACGATTCTGCAGCTCGGCCATCAGATGAGCGGCTAATT is a window encoding:
- the LOC26531809 gene encoding P protein, whose amino-acid sequence is MSTHNPHAAKARRSFYLHNEDESNVTPEQLRRRKILHYVYLVLKLATFIGFWLFFTVFMLLTPPNEHISKLIHVESQKPYIMVVNEEPEGNEICVYVRGNIEADITNNPKMAPESQKYILVSVRTFNTKSNTTEWSSKEWKVYLCDSATKPMELVKRYFELEHKQGKMLNFKMRGVQLRTVHTRAASDVQLQVILLNQNTEPTAVALTVDTEPLNKNVGILSAAALLVFLYVLIIWDIMDRTFAALFVATTAIGVLCVLGERPTMDVIISWIDMDTLMLLFGMMILVAVIAETGIFGYISVWAYRLSKGQPWLLLFLLCMLTVVMSAILDNVTILMLMVPIVIRLCESMDLRTTTVLVIVAIFSNIGGALTPVGDPPNVIIASNRYVLDAGTDFCAFVVHMLPGVVLSLATAWAYIYFVLRKGLQEGGADQMRESINNLAKTAAVLRETPSEANLRREILERIEELKERYRRKATAPQFGPQPTTNFIETLAEMQARYKVEDKPLLIKCCIALTFAVLLFMLHSLPFLAGATLSWTAFLSALLLLILANKRNIFSVLESIEWSTLLFFASLFVFIEACAELGLIDWVGDRTIAIIVSVDEKHRLITAILLVLWISAIFSAFVDNIPIVTMMLKLVIKLSLNDDLKVPLLPLIWALSYGVCYGGNGTLIAASSNVVAAGIANQYGYKITFLEFFKYGFPIMILTDIVSSLYLIIAHGLCKWH
- the LOC6628080 gene encoding uncharacterized protein isoform X1 translates to MHCIKIYILFVLPCFCIAQDYEVADVQCTFSTTGSEAEDLITATLKRPVGFKGVPMFADDRSGLKDLNPHCLISKDISDMDERTYNLRINDFTRCGVLKRNGFVHVRIWFPQFPGVVMQSDQELIIMCKPPEPTVIENKAAGFAGSFPHGARVSGIVEEMPNRLEYEVALYKEAPPIARVSGTNNPVSSSNDPSPLLADNDQTVDQAVPLGTKLQLRARISQSVWKYVKLMEVTVSPDPENPLATGAVSLVHNGCRNRELATIIPHQPAKYRDRPNEVFLDFEAFLLSSMKEKATLWIHSQIKACIDMSDCTPDFCVDLYEPSGHGRRRRQIESTTTTPMMQRPAATGNNTSSVSEFKRFKENIEYTVIMPGQVDKKVGFLIDLTQQCRGALLISSFFVLMITFCCSISCMIALRLQTDKKQRRHQFTSGFNTGYSGRAMVQ
- the LOC6628080 gene encoding uncharacterized protein isoform X2; translated protein: MFADDRSGLKDLNPHCLISKDISDMDERTYNLRINDFTRCGVLKRNGFVHVRIWFPQFPGVVMQSDQELIIMCKPPEPTVIENKAAGFAGSFPHGARVSGIVEEMPNRLEYEVALYKEAPPIARVSGTNNPVSSSNDPSPLLADNDQTVDQAVPLGTKLQLRARISQSVWKYVKLMEVTVSPDPENPLATGAVSLVHNGCRNRELATIIPHQPAKYRDRPNEVFLDFEAFLLSSMKEKATLWIHSQIKACIDMSDCTPDFCVDLYEPSGHGRRRRQIESTTTTPMMQRPAATGNNTSSVSEFKRFKENIEYTVIMPGQVDKKVGFLIDLTQQCRGALLISSFFVLMITFCCSISCMIALRLQTDKKQRRHQFTSGFNTGYSGRAMVQ
- the ClpP gene encoding ATP-dependent Clp protease proteolytic subunit; translation: MLKNAGSRLFRGLHAACSTQAPHVRGINLIPMVVEQTGRGERAYDIFSRLLKERIICLMGNITDDISSTVVAQLLFLQSENVNKPIHLYINSPGGVVTAGLAIYDTMQYVKPPIATWCVGQACSMGSLLLAAGAPGMRYSLPNARIMIHQPSGGAQGQATDILIHAEEIIKIKRQLTNIYVKHAKNNYDEMCARMERDHFMTPEEAKTLGIIDHVLEHPPETVADNGPTSDGGPATGKLISSDATEKKRSKQSS